Proteins encoded by one window of Microbaculum marinisediminis:
- a CDS encoding MarR family winged helix-turn-helix transcriptional regulator, giving the protein MKPLSTNPGENVHTVADGSGEAGDRTLKLEEFLPYRLVMLAEQVSQSLSRLYAERYGLTNPEWRTMAALGQFGTMTSTDIGRNSRMHKTKVSRAVAELEKKGLIVRQTSDSDMRVSYLTLTDKGRATYRKLVPLALRFGDQLAGGLSADETAVLERVLTTLMERSDEIAREIGGTIGSDSA; this is encoded by the coding sequence ATGAAACCATTGTCAACGAATCCGGGGGAAAACGTGCACACGGTCGCCGATGGCTCCGGCGAAGCGGGCGACCGCACGCTGAAGCTCGAGGAATTCCTGCCCTATCGCCTGGTCATGCTGGCCGAACAGGTCAGCCAGTCGCTGTCGCGCCTCTACGCCGAGCGCTACGGCCTCACCAATCCGGAATGGCGCACGATGGCGGCGCTGGGGCAGTTCGGGACGATGACGTCGACAGACATCGGCCGCAACAGCCGGATGCACAAGACCAAGGTCAGCCGCGCGGTCGCCGAGCTCGAGAAGAAGGGCCTGATCGTCCGGCAGACCAGCGATTCCGACATGCGCGTCTCCTACCTGACCCTCACGGACAAGGGCCGGGCGACCTATCGCAAGCTGGTGCCGCTGGCGCTGCGGTTCGGCGACCAGCTCGCCGGCGGCCTTTCGGCGGACGAGACCGCCGTGCTGGAGCGCGTTCTCACCACGCTGATGGAACGCTCAGACGAGATCGCTCGCGAGATCGGCGGAACGATCGGGAGCGACAGCGCGTGA
- the maiA gene encoding maleylacetoacetate isomerase: MKLYTYFRSSAAYRVRIALNLKAVACDMAPVHLVRDGGEHKMPAYRAINPQMRVPSLELDDGAVIVQSPAILEYLDEAYPDPPLLPKDPVTRAHVRAVAAIVGCDIHPLNNSGTLGYLKRELGQEQPALDTWYAHWVTVGFEAIEQLIRPGPYAFGDTVSLADLYIVPQVFNARRFNVPLDAFPKIAAVDEACATILAFIDAAPENQPDAA, from the coding sequence GTGAAGCTCTACACCTACTTCCGCTCCTCGGCCGCCTATCGCGTCCGGATCGCCCTGAACCTGAAGGCCGTCGCCTGCGACATGGCGCCGGTGCATCTCGTCCGCGACGGCGGCGAGCACAAGATGCCCGCCTACCGGGCGATCAACCCGCAGATGCGGGTCCCCTCCCTGGAACTCGACGACGGCGCCGTGATCGTCCAGTCGCCGGCGATCCTCGAGTATCTGGACGAGGCCTATCCCGATCCGCCGCTGCTGCCGAAGGATCCGGTGACGCGGGCGCATGTGCGCGCGGTCGCCGCGATCGTCGGCTGCGACATCCATCCGCTCAACAATTCCGGAACGCTGGGGTATCTGAAACGCGAGCTCGGCCAGGAGCAGCCGGCGCTCGATACCTGGTACGCCCACTGGGTCACCGTCGGCTTCGAGGCGATCGAGCAGCTGATCCGGCCGGGACCATACGCCTTCGGCGACACGGTCAGCCTCGCCGACCTCTATATCGTCCCGCAGGTGTTCAACGCGCGGCGTTTCAACGTGCCGCTCGACGCCTTTCCGAAGATCGCGGCCGTGGACGAGGCCTGCGCGACGATCCTGGCCTTCATCGACGCGGCGCCGGAGAACCAGCCCGACGCGGCGTGA
- a CDS encoding DUF2865 domain-containing protein — protein MFSVRHSVSGFARAVLPAISGLFMSGLVATSGALAQDYSLCVKLEARLVDLERGAMGASPVTIQRYNSDIVEQQRMLNVARRQAARAGCAQQKGFLFFRPQRPAGCGEHDAIINRLETNLQRLQGQRRNLMPVNTGVNEGERRRLLAMLGDNRCGPQYERYATRRSGGMFEFFNRDYTRDPYVRDPYMMEPSGGVGFYGTYRTLCVRTCDGFFWPISFSTVQGRFDMDAQMCQASCPTSDVALYVHRNPGEGPEEAISLFGEPISMLPNAFRFRNEFVNDCSCKAGVQTAALGERVVVSLPGRDGTMILGGTAAGRGLVAEEPEPLPTAAMSIPVPRNRPGNEPPVAGSIATVTGMEDYIAVSAPKVGVVAGKSVRIVGPGFTLYRSGEE, from the coding sequence GTGTTCAGCGTTCGCCATTCCGTTTCAGGATTCGCCCGAGCGGTTCTTCCGGCCATTTCGGGCCTGTTCATGTCGGGGCTGGTCGCCACGAGCGGCGCGCTGGCGCAGGACTATTCCCTGTGCGTCAAGCTCGAGGCGCGGCTGGTCGACCTCGAACGCGGCGCGATGGGCGCCTCGCCGGTGACCATCCAGCGCTACAACTCCGACATCGTCGAGCAGCAGCGGATGCTGAACGTGGCGCGCCGGCAGGCGGCGCGGGCGGGATGCGCCCAGCAGAAGGGCTTCCTGTTCTTCCGCCCGCAGCGCCCGGCCGGATGCGGCGAGCACGACGCGATCATCAACCGGCTGGAAACGAACCTGCAGCGCCTGCAGGGCCAGCGCCGCAACCTGATGCCGGTCAACACGGGCGTGAACGAGGGCGAGCGGCGGCGCCTTCTGGCGATGCTCGGCGACAATCGGTGCGGCCCGCAATACGAGCGCTACGCGACGCGGCGCAGCGGCGGGATGTTCGAGTTCTTCAACCGCGACTACACGCGCGATCCCTACGTACGCGATCCCTACATGATGGAGCCCTCCGGCGGCGTGGGCTTCTACGGCACCTACCGGACGCTGTGCGTGCGCACCTGCGACGGGTTCTTCTGGCCGATCAGCTTCTCCACCGTGCAGGGCCGTTTCGACATGGATGCCCAGATGTGCCAGGCGAGCTGTCCAACCTCGGACGTCGCGCTGTACGTCCACCGCAATCCCGGCGAGGGGCCCGAAGAGGCGATTTCCCTCTTCGGCGAGCCGATCTCGATGCTGCCGAACGCCTTCCGCTTCCGCAACGAGTTCGTCAACGACTGCAGCTGCAAGGCGGGCGTGCAGACCGCCGCGCTCGGCGAGCGCGTCGTCGTCTCCCTGCCCGGGCGCGACGGGACGATGATCCTTGGCGGCACGGCGGCGGGCCGGGGCCTCGTCGCCGAGGAGCCGGAGCCGCTGCCGACCGCGGCCATGTCGATCCCCGTCCCCCGCAACCGGCCGGGCAACGAGCCGCCGGTGGCCGGCAGCATCGCCACGGTGACGGGAATGGAGGACTATATCGCGGTGTCGGCGCCGAAGGTCGGTGTGGTCGCCGGCAAGTCCGTGCGCATCGTCGGGCCGGGCTTCACCCTTTACCGGTCAGGCGAAGAATAG
- the gltX gene encoding glutamate--tRNA ligase has translation MSVTVRFAPSPTGYLHIGNARTALLNWLFARRHGGRFILRLDDTDTERSRPEFADAIVEDLAWLGIVPDLIVRQSERRDIHDAAADRLRGLDRLYPCYETPEELERRRKRQLARHQPPVYDRAARSLTDADRAAFEAEGRQPHWRFLLEDRAVTWDDLCRGAQHYAAGSLSDPVLIRGDGSYLYTLPSVADDADLGVTHVIRGEDHVTNTAVQIEIFEALGATPPVFAHHNLLVAAGGEGLSKRTGALSLRSLRADGYEPMAVASLAVLIGSSESVQPVASLDALAGIVALDKLSRAPATFDPAELVGLNHRLVTDLPYDAVAGRLDEMGIGGGEAFWLAVRPNLDKVSDALDWWRRVEGPVAAPITGEDRAFLETAAGLLPADPWPDDVYASWVGAVKRETGRSGKALFRPLRLALTGVEHGPELKAMLPLIGREKAILRLTGKG, from the coding sequence ATGTCCGTAACCGTCCGCTTCGCGCCGTCGCCCACCGGCTACCTGCATATCGGCAATGCCCGCACGGCGCTGCTGAACTGGCTCTTCGCGCGCCGCCACGGCGGCCGCTTCATCTTGCGCCTCGACGACACCGATACCGAGCGCAGCAGGCCGGAGTTCGCCGACGCTATCGTCGAGGATCTCGCCTGGCTCGGCATCGTGCCGGACCTGATCGTCCGGCAGTCGGAGCGGCGCGATATCCACGATGCCGCCGCCGACCGGCTGCGCGGCCTCGACCGGCTCTATCCCTGCTACGAGACGCCGGAGGAGCTGGAGCGCCGCCGCAAGCGCCAGCTCGCCCGCCATCAGCCCCCGGTCTACGACCGCGCGGCCCGTAGCCTGACCGACGCGGACCGGGCGGCGTTCGAGGCCGAAGGCAGGCAGCCGCACTGGCGTTTCCTGCTGGAAGACCGCGCCGTGACCTGGGACGACCTGTGCCGGGGCGCGCAGCACTATGCCGCCGGTTCGCTGTCCGATCCGGTGCTGATCCGCGGCGACGGCAGCTATCTCTACACGCTGCCGAGCGTGGCCGACGATGCCGACCTGGGCGTGACCCACGTCATCCGCGGCGAGGACCACGTCACCAACACCGCGGTGCAGATCGAGATCTTCGAGGCGCTGGGCGCGACGCCCCCGGTTTTCGCCCATCACAACCTGCTCGTCGCCGCCGGCGGGGAGGGGCTGTCCAAGCGCACCGGCGCCCTGTCGCTGCGCAGCCTCCGTGCCGACGGCTACGAGCCGATGGCGGTGGCGAGCCTGGCGGTGCTGATCGGTTCGTCCGAATCCGTCCAGCCGGTGGCCTCGCTCGACGCCCTTGCCGGGATCGTCGCTCTCGACAAGCTGTCGCGCGCGCCGGCGACCTTCGATCCGGCCGAGCTCGTCGGTCTCAACCACCGCCTCGTCACCGACCTGCCGTATGACGCCGTTGCCGGCCGGCTGGACGAGATGGGCATCGGCGGCGGCGAGGCGTTCTGGCTTGCGGTGCGGCCGAACCTCGACAAGGTGTCCGACGCGCTCGACTGGTGGCGGCGTGTCGAGGGGCCGGTCGCCGCCCCGATCACGGGTGAGGACCGAGCGTTCCTGGAGACCGCCGCGGGCCTGCTGCCGGCCGATCCCTGGCCTGACGACGTCTACGCGTCCTGGGTCGGCGCGGTGAAGCGGGAGACCGGCCGGTCCGGCAAGGCGCTGTTCAGGCCGCTGCGGCTGGCCCTGACCGGCGTCGAGCACGGTCCGGAGCTGAAGGCGATGCTGCCGCTGATCGGCCGCGAAAAGGCTATTCTTCGCCTGACCGGTAAAGGGTGA